DNA sequence from the Vicugna pacos chromosome 35, VicPac4, whole genome shotgun sequence genome:
TCTAACTTTTAAATGAACTGCCTTGGGGACACAGAGGGGTGGGTGAGTGGCCTGTGGAGTTATCACCCTTGTCATAGTCACACTCACTCCCAAGCCCAGTGTTGATGGGTCAGTGGCGAAAAAGGAGTCCTTTTAGGGGAGACACACATAAAAAGAATTccaccagaaaaatctctgttCTTTCAGAAATATGTATAGGCCGTTGTCATTATGTACACAAATCCTGACTGACAGGCCAGTGCTGGGCTGGCCATGCACGTGCCCCACTGAGACCCCACCCCGGGTTCATCTTCATAACCCCAGCCCCCTGTGTGGCCAGGCACATCACAGGCGCTGGAAAGGCACCCTTTCTGAGTGACTGAACGCAGGGAGAGCGGTTTCTCTTTGACGCATTTGTGACGTTATTTGCCTCCTTCCATCCGTACTCTCCAGCCGCCCCAGTAAAACAAGTCACCCCCAGACCCGAAGAACAGAAGGAACAAACACCTACAGAAATGCAAGGCCAAATGCAGCCCACAGACCAGGTCAAGCTGCCAGGTAAGAGGTGCCTCTGGACGAGCCAACCATGCCCTTGCAAGCATAGGATGCGTTCCCCAAAGGAGGAGAGTCTGTCCCACTGTCCCCTTTTCTAAGGACACTGTATGCAGTGTTTGCAGACTGTTTGCCCAGCATTTCAAGCCTATTTCAGCAGCCAACCTGGACTCTGGGCTTCCTCCAGATTTGGGAGCTGGCCAGATAGAATTCCAACTCACTTCACTTCACTTCACTTCACTTCACTTCACTTCACTTCACTTCAAAAAGTGCATCTGGGGActcactgtgccaggcactgcggcCAGAAGATGCAAACCCAGTAGACAGTGGTCCCTGCCCTCGAGGAAATGCTCTGTTTTCCCTTTAAGTACCAGACAGTGCCCTCCAAGCAAAGCAATTTACTTCCAGATGTTTCTTACAGGACAGGGCTGAAAAGTGTGCAATGCCGCACCAGTGAGTCTCGAAGCTGCGGGCACACATCTCCCCGCTGATGGGCGGCGGGTGAGCAAGTGCCCTGTTACCCAGTGGCTGCCCCAATGTTCCAAAATTAATGATGCTGAAGTCAAGACATAATGTCAGGGAGAAAGAGAGGCCATTAGGAAGAGCTGAGCTTTGCGGGGACCAGATGACCTTACAAGACCCAGTGGTCTGATGCTAATTTCACAACCCTGGAAAGCACTCCACCACATTATACATGCCTGCATTCAAACCTCAAAGCCCAGTGAGTCGGGGAGGAAATATGACTTCAATTCACTGAagaaattgaagcacagagacATTTAAAGACTTGGCTAAACTCATGTAAGAGGACTGAAAGCAGGCTTCGGGCCCCCCGAATTCGAGTAGGGATATTGCTGATTATTCAAACTAGTTTGAATTTACTTTCAGCCTCtactaattaaaaacaaaaagacacaatGACTATTTCGGGGGCTGTGGGCAGCATGAAGTTTCCAGCCCTTTCCACTCCAACTTTGCGCTGGAACGAGGTTTCAGGACACATCTAGTGGCTTCTTTGTCCCTGCTTCCCCCACATTTCCCTCCAcaattactgaaagttttctcAAGAGGTCAGCGTGTGCTGTCCTTACTCAAGAGATAACCAGCTCGCTCTGGCTAAAGGATGCTTCACAGACTGTCTTAATTTGGAGGTTTTTTCTTGGCAGCAGCAAACCCACTTCAGATGGGTTTGGATGGCTATGAATTTTGCCGGCTGTCAGGCAGTCTGAGTCTGAGACTAACACACAGGTTCGGCGGTGATTTGCAAGGCGCTGCGGTAGAGCAGACCGCTGGGGCTGGGACCCTCGGTTCCTGCTGCAGAGGAGTTATGGGGTTACAGGTTATAGGGCTCCTGCTGGCAGAGGGTATGTTGGGTGCTGGAGGCTGTGGAAGGTCAGAGCATACATGCAGCCTCCCATGTCTGGGGTTGGAGGGGATACGTGTTTCCACATGTCTAGGTTGGGGGGCGGGGAGAGCATGGATTCTGAGATTAAATCAGAACAGGGCATAATCTCCGGGGTTAAAGGTCAGCCAGGCTTGGTTGTAGTTGTGTGAGTGGAAAGTTACTGAGCATGGGGAATTTTCAGAGGCCTTAAAAGGGCTCGCATGGGGCGGCTTCAGGCATGGCTCGATCAGAGATCAGGCTCCATTTGTCCAAGATGACCTTGGTGCTCCCCTCCTCCTGGCTTTGGATTTGTCCCCAGTCCTTCCCCATGGTCCCAAGATGACCACCAGCTGCAGTTCGAGGGTGCGCTCCCTCACTTAGCACTGGGGACCCAGGTGGTCTCCACAAGCTGGCTTGAGCCCCCCCCCAGCCCTCAGCTGAGATGACTCCACACCCGTCCATTTAGCAAATCCCTCGCCACTGGCAGAAGTAACTGCTCATTCCTCTGCGTTCACAGAGCAAGCTGTTTCTCAGCTGTCACCCTCCCCACGTTCTGCCTGCATACACTGCCCCGCCCAATCCACTGTCTGCTCCTTGTGGGGGACTGGGTCTTTGTGCCTTTCCACAGAGTGCCTGACATGAAGATGTTACCAATACTCATTGgttggtaggaaggaaggaaaggagggagggagggaggaaggacaaAGAACCAAGGTCCAGTCTCTAGAAAGAGGCAACTTGGATTCACTCTCAGCGCCTCCCCAACTTGCCTTTGgaacttcctttccttcttccaggTCACTGTGAGGAGCCTCCACCCTGGGAACACGGATCTTTGAAGAGAATTTACCATTTCATGGTGGGGCAGACGGTTCACTACCAGTGCGCCCAGGGATTCAGGGACCCGCGGAGAGGCCTTGGCAAGAGCATCTGTGAGATGACCAGAGGGAAGACGAGGTGGACGCAGCCGCAGCTCAAGTGCAGAAGTGAAACGGAGAACAGTCAGTTTCCAGGTTCGGGGCTGCTCCCGTGggcccccccaccaccacttccCTCCGGCAGACCAGGCTGGAATTCCTGAACCCCCGGCCACGTGATCTTGGGCAAGGCTCTTCACCTCCTGGGGCCGCTGTTTTTCTCACTCTAGAAAATAGACTAGATAAACTGCAAGGTTTCCATCACCTGAGGTCCCCCGGACCCTGAGCGGGAAAAAGTAGCAGGagatggaagaggaagaaagggctTCCGAGGACCCCgggtgccccctccccagcagtAATGCTGCCCCCTTTTCTAGCTGGTCCTGAGACGCCCCTTCTTCCTCTAAGCTCCCAAGACTTCCTCGCCTTCGAAAAGGAAAGCCCAGCGTGCCGCCCACCCCCTTCTAACCTCCTGGCACCCAACGTGAGCCCAGTATTTGCGCAGTGCTGCACCACCAGCACGCCCCTGCCTCCGGTGTAAGTCCCACCTGAGCGTGGATGCAGTGcaaatgtgcagacagaggactTTTCACCAGCAAACacactcattcacacacacagacaagccCCCTAACTTGAGGTCTTCTGCTATTTTCATTCTGAAACCATGTTACTATTTCTACGGTCAAGTCACTTTCACTTGACACTGTTAGCGGTGTCTTCTCTCACCCCAGGTCCCCGGACCCCGTGCCTCCTTCTTGGATCCTCTGGGGAGGCTGTGTTTCCTGCCCTCAGTGAGCCACGTGGCCTGCTGGCCGTGCCCACCAACAATGGGGAACCTTTCACAGAGAAGAGCTATCCTTTTGTGCATCTCTGCTTTGTTTGACAGTTCAGTGGTATTTGTATTCTGATGACCTGTTTCCAAACTGCAGAAGGAAACCAGGGTTGAGTAGGAAGTCAGGATGAAAGCTGCTCAGAGTTCCGTGGAAAGCCGGGGTCAGGGTCACAGGtccctctctcctgctctcctggggcCACTGACCCACCTCCTTGGGGCTCTGATGGAGAGCTGTGTGTGTGGCACCCCCAGATAATGTGCCTAGAACCAAGAGTCACACCTCAGCTAGTGCGTCTTGGGTCAGctgaggtgggggggaggggtgggtgtgagctccccaccccccaccaccttcAGTTCCACAAGCATCCTTACTCTCTCCCGCAGATGATGAAGATCCTCCGCTCAGCACCGAGGCCCCTCCTGGGAGCGAAACTTCCCGTCCCTTAACAACCCAGAGGACAGGTACTGCAGGTTCCACTAGGGTTTCTTTGAAGGTGAAGCTTGGCAATTAAACCATCatgtggggaaggggagaagtCCGCCCAGAGCAGAACAGTCCCCCCCAGCAGAGGGGTCAGAGTTGCCAGCAGGTGCCAGAGATGGTCACACATCCGCATCCGACCTCCCAGGCCTCCCACGCGGCAGGTGTCAGCAGAGAAACAAGACAGGATGGGGGGGCTCCTCAAGGCGGAAAAATGAAGAGCTTGCCCAGCGCTCCCCCAGTCTCTCCATCCGCCTCCGAGGGTCTAGCCCCCTGGGAAGCCAGGGCCTCCCCGGGCCCGAGCAGTCCCATAACTAGAATAAACTAGCGTCTTCCCCTCCATCTTTTGCACAGATTTTGAAGAACACACAGACGTGGCTGCCACCATGGCGTCGTTCATACTTACAACTGAGTATCAGATCGCAGGTGGGTAGTGAGCAAACGTGCCCCAGAGACCGTGGGACTGGTGCTTGGTGGGTTGGTGAGCTGGTTGCTTAATTAGTTTAAACTAATTTTTTACACTATGTAAGACCAGTCCAGATATTAACATAACTTGGAATCACAGGACTCCGTTGTAGGAAGTTGTATGGTCTCAAACCATCCTCCTGACCCCCGGGACCAGATGCTAAAGGACAAAATACCCAGCCCCTGGCTGTGAGGGGTGAGGCCAGGCTGTAGGGGCGTGGTAGAaccagggagagaaagaaaacacagaaacagagtagaatgccGGTCACCAGGgacctggtgggggaggggggctggcaaATGAGAAGAAGATGTTGGTCAGAAGACACACACTTCCAGTcagaagatgagtaagttctggatcGAATGTTCAGCGTGGTGACTAGTTAACCATGCTGCCCCGTAGActggaaagttgctaagagaaagaatggtaaaagaaatggtaattttgTGACCTGATGGAGGTTTTAGCTAACTCTGTGGTGCCGTCACTTTGCAACTTACAGGTATTTCAAAGCAAGTCTAACATGCTAAGCAGAgacaatgttacatgtcagttCCCTCTCAGTGAAGCGGGGAGAGGAGAAAAACAGGCTTTGAGGCACAtctaagatagatagatagatagatagatagatagatagatagatagatagatagacagacagacagacagacagacagacagacagacaactcGACAGCTCCAGGACCACAGGAAAGTAGCATCTGAGAAATACGAACACTTTCGGAAGGCGCTAACGCGTGTACCGTTTATCTTTGTATTTCAACATTTCTTTCACCCATCGCCAGCCTCACTCAGGGCCTCTCTAACTGAGGCCTGGCCTCTGAACCTTTTTGAAGAAAGTGCCCGTCAGCTCGCTCCCTCCAGAAAGAGCGGAGACCCCTGAAGAAAGGCTTGTGCCCTTTCAGTCCCCAGACCCCAGTTCTGGGGGCGCCTCCCCAGAAACCCTGCGGGGGCAGGAGCTGCAGTCTGAAAAGGGGCGGCGGACGGAACCCGC
Encoded proteins:
- the IL2RA gene encoding interleukin-2 receptor subunit alpha gives rise to the protein MEPRLRMWGLFIVIMVPGCVTEVCLHDPPDIRNAMFKILRYEVGTMLNCDCEKGFRRPSSRPPYMLCTGNSSHSFWENRCQCDPTSAPVKQVTPRPEEQKEQTPTEMQGQMQPTDQVKLPGHCEEPPPWEHGSLKRIYHFMVGQTVHYQCAQGFRDPRRGLGKSICEMTRGKTRWTQPQLKCRSETENSQFPDDEDPPLSTEAPPGSETSRPLTTQRTDFEEHTDVAATMASFILTTEYQIAVAGCVLLLISILLLSGLTWQRRWKKSRGTI